The sequence AACTGGCACTTCTTGTGGCCGATGTCTACGAGGCGGCGGGCGCGCTGCGCCGCGCGGGCGAGGCGCTGGCTGCGGCGGAAGGGCAGACGCAGGCGCGCTGGCAGCTGATGAGCGCGGTCAGCGACCAGCCCTTGCCCGTGGCCCGCGCGGCACGCCGCCTCGGGGTCGCCCGCCAGGGCGTGCAGCGCATCGCCAACGAACTGGTCCGCGACGGTCTCGCCGAGTACCGGGACAACCCCGACCACCGCACCTCACCGCTGCTCGCCCTGACCGCTGTCGGGCACAGGACGCTCGGTGCCATCACCGGCCGGGCCGTCACCGCGCACCAGGTCATGGCAGAGGGCATCGCGGCAAGCGACCTGGCGGCCGCCCGGGAGGTGCTGCGACGGCTGACCCGCCAGACGGGCGACTGGGCCGATGCCGCCGGCCAAGTGCACGGTGCGCGCCCGCGTGGCCGGACCGCGACCACACGCGAGGAGGGCGCGTGAACACCGCCGACAGCGCATCAGCACGTCCTGCGGAAGACCTCCGTGCCGCCTTGCGGGAACTGGCCGACCCCGCTCGTGCCGAGCAACAGCGCGCATATCTGCACAGCGACCTGGATCATCTGGGAGTCCGCGTGCCCGACCTGCGCCACTGCGTCACCCGGACCCGCCGGGTCCTGGGTGCCCAGCCCGGCTGCGATGTGCCGGCTCTCGCGGGCGGGTTGTGGTCCGCTCAGGAGGGCTCCGAGAAGCCCGTGTACGACTACCGCCGGGCAGCGGTGGAGATTCTGGTGCAGTACGCGGGGGCGCTGGATGCCGCGGACCTCAAGAACGGCGAGGCGCTGTTGCGGCAGTGCCACACCTGGGCACTGGTGGACCCGCTGGCAGTGCACTGCGCCGGCGCCGTCGCCCTGCGGGACGCAGCCGCAGGCAAGGTGCTGGACCGGTGGATCTCGGACCCCGACTTCTGGCTCCGCCGCGCCGCGCTCCTCGCGCTGCTGCCCGCCATCCGCGCCGGCCGGCCCGACCACGACCGGCTCACCCGCTACGCGGACGCACTCGTCCACGAGCAGGAGTTCTTCCTGCGCAAGGCACTGGGCTGGGTACTGCGCGAAACCTCCACCCGCGACCCGCAATTCGTCACGGACTGGCTGAACCGCCACGGCTCCCGCGTCGCCCCCCTCACCCGCAGAGAGGCACTGCGCCGCCTGACGCGCGGGGAGGACCGGAACGGCGGGTAGTGGCGGCGCTCTGAGGGCCCCCGGCAGTCTCGGAACGTGAGGCTCGCGGGCGGACATTCCGACCACGACCAGGACGACGACGCGACGTCCCAGCCAGGTGGATCTGGCAGCTCACGCCGCCTCGGGAGCGGCCCAGTCCCTCGTCGGAGCGGTGCCGGCGAGGGATCGATCTCCGTTTCGGGATCCGGGGCGCCCCGGGCGGTGCTCCAGCGGCGTGCTGACGGACCCGGCACACCGTGGAGTCCAGGCTCACCATGCTCCAGCCGATCCGCCCGTCGGCGTCGGCATCCGCCAGGACGGCCTGGAAGATCCGGTTCCAGGTGCCGTCCGCAGACCAGCGGCGATGCCGCTCGTACACGGTTTTCCACCTTCCGGACCGCTCCGGCGGGTCCCGCTATGGGATGCCGGTGCAGGTCCGGAGCAGGACCCCGTTGATCACCGTCCTGTGGTCGTTCCATCGCCCGCCCCGGCGACCGGACTTCGGCAGATTCGGCGCGGTCCGCGCCCACTCGTCGTCTGCCAGATCACCCGGTATTCACATGTTTCGCCGGACCGAACCTGGTCGGTGACGTCGATGACGTGCCGTCCCAGCAGCAGTGTCCAACCTGCTGCTGACCCGCTGACGTACGACGACAGGCCGCGCGAACCGACCAGGTAGGCCGCGGTTGTGACGCGGATCAGCGGACGTCGACATAGTCGGTGACTCTGGTGTCGTCAATGTCGGCCCAGCGGCACTTTTCACGGTCATCGGTTCAGGAGGTGGGCAGATACAGACGCCGGTCGATCAGTGTCCGCCCGCGGTCGGTGGCATCGGTCAGGAAGACGCCGACCTGGCAGTT is a genomic window of Streptomyces sp. WP-1 containing:
- a CDS encoding MarR family winged helix-turn-helix transcriptional regulator, yielding MADELALLVADVYEAAGALRRAGEALAAAEGQTQARWQLMSAVSDQPLPVARAARRLGVARQGVQRIANELVRDGLAEYRDNPDHRTSPLLALTAVGHRTLGAITGRAVTAHQVMAEGIAASDLAAAREVLRRLTRQTGDWADAAGQVHGARPRGRTATTREEGA
- a CDS encoding transposase — encoded protein: MPGDLADDEWARTAPNLPKSGRRGGRWNDHRTVINGVLLRTCTGIP
- a CDS encoding DNA alkylation repair protein, which codes for MHSDLDHLGVRVPDLRHCVTRTRRVLGAQPGCDVPALAGGLWSAQEGSEKPVYDYRRAAVEILVQYAGALDAADLKNGEALLRQCHTWALVDPLAVHCAGAVALRDAAAGKVLDRWISDPDFWLRRAALLALLPAIRAGRPDHDRLTRYADALVHEQEFFLRKALGWVLRETSTRDPQFVTDWLNRHGSRVAPLTRREALRRLTRGEDRNGG